Proteins encoded by one window of Geobacter sp. DSM 9736:
- a CDS encoding N-acetylneuraminate synthase family protein: protein MTSNSFYQKVLTGKYPYVIAEIGSNHNGDIALAKEMIRSAAGCGCDAVKFQSWTPSSLICQAEYDCNQSYDDSPKKHFGSLRDMVERYYLREEQHFELKEFCDQIGVDFCSSPFAPEEVDLLCRIDVPFIKVASMDINNDALLRHIAGKGKPVVLSTGMASMAEIDNAIKTIETTGNNEIVLLHCISIYPPVNDDINLRNIVMLQQSFGYPVGFSDHSLGVSIPLASVVLGAKVIEKHFTTDKDLPGWDHEISADPGEMKSIVVESHKICDALGSYKRIVSGAEEQKKSKFRRSIVLKKNLVAGEVIGHEDLDFKRPGTGIHPDEVRYVVGRKVNRSINADELLKWNDLL, encoded by the coding sequence ATGACGTCAAATAGTTTTTACCAGAAAGTATTGACCGGAAAATACCCGTATGTGATCGCCGAGATCGGCTCGAACCACAATGGCGACATTGCTCTGGCAAAGGAGATGATCCGCTCGGCGGCTGGTTGCGGGTGCGATGCAGTCAAGTTTCAGTCGTGGACCCCATCCTCATTGATCTGCCAGGCGGAGTATGACTGCAATCAGAGCTATGACGACTCTCCCAAAAAGCACTTCGGGTCGCTGCGAGATATGGTAGAGCGTTACTATTTGAGAGAAGAGCAGCATTTCGAACTGAAGGAGTTTTGCGATCAGATCGGTGTCGACTTTTGCTCTTCCCCTTTTGCCCCTGAGGAGGTCGACCTGTTGTGCAGGATCGACGTGCCGTTCATCAAGGTAGCATCAATGGATATCAATAACGACGCGTTACTAAGACACATTGCAGGAAAGGGAAAGCCGGTGGTGCTGTCTACGGGGATGGCGTCCATGGCTGAAATCGACAACGCAATAAAGACAATTGAAACTACCGGCAACAACGAAATCGTATTACTGCATTGCATTTCCATCTATCCGCCAGTTAATGACGACATCAACCTGCGAAACATAGTAATGCTGCAGCAGAGCTTTGGATATCCAGTCGGCTTTTCCGACCATTCCCTAGGGGTTAGTATCCCACTCGCGTCAGTCGTGCTCGGTGCCAAAGTAATAGAGAAGCATTTCACCACGGATAAAGACCTGCCGGGGTGGGACCATGAAATCTCTGCTGACCCCGGAGAGATGAAGAGCATCGTGGTGGAGTCGCATAAGATTTGCGATGCCCTTGGATCGTATAAGAGAATTGTTTCCGGGGCGGAGGAGCAGAAGAAGTCCAAGTTTCGCAGGAGCATCGTTCTGAAAAAAAATCTAGTAGCCGGCGAGGTAATCGGGCACGAGGATCTTGACTTTAAGCGGCCAGGAACGGGAATACATCCGGACGAGGTCCGCTATGTTGTTGGCAGAAAGGTGAACCGAAGCATTAATGCTGACGAATTATTGAAATGGAACGATCTTCTTTAG
- a CDS encoding sugar phosphate nucleotidyltransferase → MREYSKVKISHKLDIRSAVKSINETGIGFAVIVDDDDLVVGILTDGDFRRAVLKGLDLNDNVLKITNRDFRSLQSGFSQEEAICLLKSGNFTFLPVIQDGRLIGILSENDLQQPEIGALNKKLQSEVVIMAGGKGTRMEPFTKILPKPLIPIGDRTMLEVIMDEYAKYGIKDFHISVCHKAKMIKAYFEYIENGYNIHYINEDSPRGTCGALKLAEGKFNGPFFVSNCDIIIKSDYSKIFEYHQSQDFMLTIVTSIQHMVIPYGVCELNDVGGLSRINEKPKFDYLINTGMYVLNPEVLQYIPTDTFFDITDLIKKLLDLNLKVGVYPVPEQSYVDVGQWAEYKKAINILTV, encoded by the coding sequence ATGCGCGAATACAGCAAGGTTAAGATCAGTCACAAGTTGGACATCCGTTCTGCTGTGAAAAGTATCAATGAGACGGGAATTGGGTTTGCTGTCATAGTTGACGATGATGATCTTGTCGTTGGTATCCTGACTGACGGTGATTTTAGAAGAGCTGTCTTGAAAGGTTTGGACCTTAACGACAACGTGCTCAAGATCACCAACCGGGACTTCCGATCTTTGCAGTCTGGGTTCTCACAAGAGGAAGCCATTTGTCTGCTGAAAAGTGGAAATTTCACATTTTTACCGGTAATTCAGGACGGTAGACTGATCGGGATTCTTTCTGAGAATGACTTGCAACAGCCCGAGATTGGGGCGCTGAATAAGAAACTGCAGTCTGAGGTGGTAATTATGGCGGGTGGTAAGGGGACAAGAATGGAACCCTTTACGAAAATACTCCCGAAACCATTGATCCCCATCGGGGACAGGACGATGCTCGAAGTTATTATGGATGAGTATGCGAAATACGGAATCAAAGATTTTCATATCTCAGTTTGTCATAAAGCAAAAATGATCAAGGCGTACTTTGAGTACATCGAGAATGGGTACAATATTCATTACATCAACGAGGATTCTCCCCGGGGTACGTGTGGTGCACTGAAGCTGGCCGAGGGGAAGTTCAATGGTCCTTTCTTCGTCTCAAATTGCGACATTATCATCAAAAGTGACTACTCAAAAATCTTCGAGTATCATCAGTCTCAAGATTTCATGCTCACTATAGTGACATCCATACAGCACATGGTGATCCCTTATGGCGTCTGCGAGTTAAATGATGTAGGTGGATTAAGCCGGATAAACGAAAAGCCCAAATTCGACTATCTGATAAATACGGGTATGTACGTCCTGAACCCTGAAGTACTTCAATACATTCCGACGGATACCTTTTTTGACATTACTGACCTGATTAAGAAGCTTCTCGACCTTAATTTAAAAGTTGGTGTTTATCCGGTTCCCGAACAGTCATATGTGGATGTCGGTCAGTGGGCAGAGTATAAAAAAGCAATAAACATTTTGACAGTTTAG
- a CDS encoding N-acetylneuraminate synthase family protein: MAETIKIGNQEVGGEALFFTIEEGMANLGNLDKARQMVDVAAGTGADAIEFQMVVASDLYTAGSPGHEFCLKCEFSDTQITELVRYVKGSGLECLVAPLSHRLVEVLVAAGCSGFNINASDINNPLIIDAVASSGIPFFLSTLLATEQEIDWAVRRILQRGASRFSLLHGQHTMMSSGNGVQPAQTAIGFVTTLKERYDVPVGFIDHTPYTWMPAAAVSAGADVVTKHMALSRADHGPDWQVCLEPEEMADAVAWARGMRVSVKRTEKRLADGEELDRGKMRRSIVSAKPLAAGSVIGANDLVFKRPGSGVEPPRFTEMIGKVLLRDVEEDEQVYFADFKEE, translated from the coding sequence GTGGCTGAAACGATTAAGATAGGGAACCAGGAAGTAGGAGGGGAAGCGCTCTTCTTCACTATAGAGGAGGGGATGGCGAATCTCGGGAACCTCGATAAGGCCCGCCAGATGGTGGATGTCGCTGCCGGCACCGGTGCTGATGCCATCGAGTTCCAAATGGTGGTGGCAAGTGATCTGTACACCGCGGGCTCGCCCGGACACGAATTCTGCCTCAAGTGCGAGTTCAGTGACACCCAGATTACAGAGCTTGTGCGCTATGTGAAAGGGAGCGGATTAGAGTGTCTGGTGGCACCTCTGAGCCACCGTTTGGTTGAGGTGCTGGTCGCAGCCGGCTGTTCCGGGTTCAACATTAATGCTTCGGACATCAACAATCCGCTGATCATCGACGCCGTTGCTTCCAGCGGAATTCCATTCTTCCTGAGCACACTGCTGGCTACGGAGCAGGAAATTGACTGGGCGGTGAGGCGAATTTTACAGCGGGGTGCATCTCGCTTCTCCCTTTTGCATGGCCAGCACACCATGATGTCTAGCGGCAACGGCGTCCAACCCGCCCAAACGGCGATTGGCTTCGTGACCACTCTAAAAGAGAGGTATGACGTGCCGGTCGGCTTCATCGACCATACCCCCTACACCTGGATGCCTGCTGCCGCCGTCTCAGCCGGCGCCGACGTGGTCACCAAGCACATGGCCTTGTCACGGGCAGACCACGGGCCGGACTGGCAGGTCTGCCTTGAGCCGGAAGAGATGGCGGATGCAGTTGCCTGGGCCCGCGGAATGCGCGTGAGTGTGAAGCGGACTGAGAAGAGGCTTGCCGATGGGGAGGAATTGGATCGCGGGAAGATGAGGAGGAGCATTGTCTCCGCAAAGCCTCTTGCAGCTGGGAGCGTGATCGGTGCCAATGATCTTGTGTTCAAGAGACCGGGTAGCGGAGTAGAGCCCCCGAGATTCACGGAGATGATAGGTAAAGTGCTTTTGCGGGACGTCGAGGAGGACGAACAGGTTTATTTTGCGGATTTTAAGGAGGAATGA
- a CDS encoding SDR family oxidoreductase: MELGLKGRCALVGGGSKGLGKACAMQLAREGVNVAICARSPQILESAAAEIRAASGAKILPIQADLSNLEDVNRTVAQTLEEFGRVDVLIVNSGGPRPGKFGDLSREDWDAAYRSVLYYAVELYRLVIPQMRENKWGRIINIASATVKEPSETLLLSNVFRTGLVSLAKTLSRDLIKDNVTINTICPAAFRTDRAIQLMTEQANSQGISIQEVEQKIVEGLPLQRFNAPEELANLALYLCSNLALGITGTTIQVDGGLQKFIF, translated from the coding sequence GTGGAACTGGGACTCAAGGGGAGATGCGCGCTGGTTGGCGGGGGGAGCAAAGGGCTCGGCAAAGCCTGCGCCATGCAGCTTGCACGGGAAGGGGTTAACGTTGCCATCTGTGCGAGGAGCCCGCAAATACTTGAGTCGGCGGCAGCTGAGATCAGGGCGGCGTCCGGTGCGAAGATACTCCCGATACAGGCCGACCTCTCCAACCTTGAGGACGTGAACCGAACAGTAGCGCAGACACTGGAGGAATTTGGCAGAGTCGACGTGCTCATCGTGAATTCTGGAGGGCCCCGCCCGGGGAAGTTTGGTGACCTCTCCCGTGAAGACTGGGACGCTGCTTACCGCTCGGTCCTCTACTACGCGGTGGAGTTGTACCGGCTGGTCATCCCGCAGATGAGGGAGAATAAGTGGGGGAGGATCATCAACATCGCGTCGGCCACTGTGAAGGAGCCTTCCGAGACCCTGCTTCTCTCCAACGTGTTCCGCACCGGGCTGGTAAGCCTGGCAAAGACTCTGTCGAGGGACCTAATCAAGGATAACGTCACCATCAACACCATCTGCCCCGCCGCGTTCAGGACAGATCGGGCCATTCAGCTCATGACTGAGCAGGCGAACAGTCAGGGGATTAGCATTCAAGAGGTGGAGCAAAAGATTGTGGAGGGACTGCCTCTCCAGAGGTTCAATGCTCCGGAGGAACTCGCGAACCTCGCCCTGTACCTATGCTCGAATCTTGCCCTGGGTATCACGGGGACAACGATTCAAGTTGATGGCGGGTTGCAGAAGTTCATCTTCTGA
- a CDS encoding cytidylyltransferase domain-containing protein, with the protein MKITALIQVRMKSERLPGKALLPVDGTPVIGHVVENLRESRYLDDIVICTTREKDDDALEAFAVDKGVAVYRGDVEDVIKRFHGAALCHGGDVIVRIAGDCPIVSVDAVDLLVENHLAAGVDYTSIEPDATPIGSFPQVFSFQALDRLTRYPLDFNYSEYMLYYFTNNPEVFSLNTVPVPAQYRYPQYRLTLDYEEDLRMFEALFKKLREYRLSFSLKNVLLVLQRHPAIAELNSHLIPKYKNIYDGLMDAIHRATTITSPLPR; encoded by the coding sequence ATGAAAATAACCGCGCTGATACAGGTAAGAATGAAATCCGAACGGCTTCCGGGTAAGGCGCTTCTTCCGGTGGACGGCACTCCGGTCATTGGGCACGTCGTGGAAAACCTCAGGGAGTCAAGGTACCTGGACGACATCGTCATCTGCACCACCCGGGAAAAAGATGACGACGCTTTGGAGGCCTTCGCGGTCGACAAGGGAGTCGCAGTGTACCGCGGCGACGTCGAGGACGTAATCAAGAGGTTCCACGGCGCGGCGCTGTGCCATGGCGGCGACGTCATCGTCCGCATCGCCGGCGACTGCCCGATCGTGAGCGTGGACGCGGTGGACCTTCTGGTGGAAAACCATTTGGCCGCGGGGGTAGATTATACCTCGATAGAGCCGGATGCGACACCGATAGGGTCCTTCCCGCAGGTATTCTCCTTCCAGGCGCTGGACCGGCTGACTCGCTACCCGCTCGACTTCAACTACAGTGAGTACATGCTTTACTACTTCACGAACAATCCTGAAGTGTTCTCGCTGAACACTGTCCCGGTACCGGCACAGTACCGCTACCCGCAGTACCGCCTGACCCTCGACTACGAGGAGGACCTGAGGATGTTCGAGGCACTCTTCAAAAAGCTACGCGAGTATCGTCTGTCTTTCAGCCTTAAGAACGTTCTGCTCGTGCTGCAGCGCCACCCGGCGATCGCTGAGCTCAACTCGCACTTGATCCCCAAATACAAGAACATCTACGACGGCCTGATGGACGCCATACACCGCGCGACCACCATCACTTCGCCGCTTCCGAGGTGA
- a CDS encoding N-acetyl sugar amidotransferase has protein sequence MIYCKKCLQPNTRPNIKFNEEGVCPGCLYAATLVDVDWASRQSILKEICEFGRAHNSSGYDCIIGVSGGKDSTRQALYVKHVLKLKPLLVSCIFPPEQITHRGAYNVENMIKHGFDTVTIGPAPGIWRENMRHGFFKYGNWQKSTELALFSTVPRLATAYQIPLIFWGENPALTLGELGTNSLDYEGNQMKHGNTLAGGDPSWMFSDNIKLRDLLCYSYPSDEDMERAKLRIIYLGYFWKIWSKKDNGSFSCLHGLDIRDDRPEDMGDIMGVDALDEDWMNMNQMIKYRKFGFGRVTEFVNEEIRFGRMTREEGINLVTRYDGKISEKIIADYCRYLEISVEEFHRVVDSFTNEEIFQRDARGEWKLRYPIGGTHAQ, from the coding sequence GTGATTTACTGTAAGAAATGCCTGCAGCCTAACACCCGCCCGAACATAAAGTTCAACGAGGAAGGCGTCTGCCCGGGGTGCCTCTACGCCGCCACCCTCGTCGATGTTGATTGGGCCAGCCGCCAAAGCATCCTCAAGGAGATCTGCGAGTTCGGCAGGGCGCACAACTCTTCGGGTTATGATTGCATCATAGGGGTGAGTGGGGGGAAGGATAGCACACGCCAAGCGCTTTATGTGAAGCATGTACTGAAGCTGAAGCCCCTGCTGGTTTCCTGCATTTTCCCCCCGGAGCAGATCACTCACCGCGGCGCGTACAACGTCGAGAACATGATCAAGCACGGCTTCGATACCGTGACCATCGGCCCCGCCCCTGGGATCTGGCGCGAGAACATGAGGCACGGCTTCTTCAAATATGGCAATTGGCAGAAATCGACGGAACTCGCACTTTTCAGCACGGTGCCAAGGCTCGCCACCGCATACCAGATTCCCCTAATTTTTTGGGGGGAGAACCCGGCGCTCACACTGGGGGAACTCGGGACCAACTCCTTGGACTATGAGGGGAACCAGATGAAGCACGGAAACACTCTGGCGGGGGGGGATCCCTCCTGGATGTTCTCGGACAACATAAAGCTCAGGGACCTGCTCTGCTACAGCTACCCCTCCGACGAAGACATGGAGCGGGCCAAACTGCGCATCATCTACCTCGGCTATTTCTGGAAGATCTGGTCCAAGAAGGACAACGGCTCCTTTTCCTGCCTGCATGGCCTCGACATCCGCGACGACCGCCCGGAGGATATGGGGGACATCATGGGAGTGGACGCTCTGGACGAAGACTGGATGAACATGAATCAGATGATCAAGTACAGGAAGTTCGGCTTCGGGCGTGTTACCGAGTTCGTCAACGAGGAGATCAGGTTTGGCCGGATGACCAGGGAGGAGGGGATCAACCTGGTTACCCGTTACGACGGTAAAATATCTGAAAAGATTATCGCAGATTACTGCAGATACCTCGAGATTTCGGTCGAGGAGTTCCACCGCGTGGTAGATTCTTTCACCAATGAGGAGATATTCCAACGGGATGCCCGGGGGGAGTGGAAGCTCAGATATCCGATCGGTGGTACCCATGCGCAATAA
- the hisH gene encoding imidazole glycerol phosphate synthase subunit HisH has translation MRNKIVIIDYGVGNVHSVAHALKFLGYRNVVSREPEVIAQSDAFVLPGVGAYSEAAVNLERYNLVEVLNREVVEREKPLLGICLGMQILGNCSQESPGYRGLGWIDFDVVEIPAGQDLKVPHVGWNTVTAREEHFLLRNLEEEPHFYFDHSYYAHAKKAAVAAYCDYGSQLPAIVTSGNVVGVQFHPEKSQNNGLKLFRNFFNYFGVKPC, from the coding sequence ATGCGCAATAAGATTGTGATAATTGACTATGGGGTAGGGAACGTGCACTCGGTGGCCCACGCCCTGAAGTTCCTCGGGTACCGCAATGTGGTCTCGAGGGAACCTGAGGTGATCGCGCAGTCCGATGCCTTCGTTCTCCCGGGGGTGGGGGCCTATAGTGAGGCGGCCGTGAACTTGGAGCGCTATAACCTCGTCGAGGTGCTGAATCGCGAGGTGGTGGAAAGGGAGAAGCCACTTCTTGGAATCTGCCTTGGCATGCAGATACTTGGGAACTGCTCGCAGGAGTCCCCCGGCTACCGCGGCCTTGGCTGGATCGACTTCGACGTGGTGGAGATACCCGCTGGGCAGGATCTTAAGGTTCCGCATGTGGGATGGAACACGGTCACGGCCCGGGAAGAGCACTTCCTCCTCAGGAACCTCGAGGAGGAACCCCACTTCTACTTTGACCACAGCTATTACGCCCATGCCAAGAAAGCCGCTGTTGCCGCCTACTGCGACTACGGCAGCCAGCTTCCCGCCATAGTCACCAGCGGCAACGTGGTCGGCGTACAGTTCCATCCGGAGAAGAGCCAGAACAACGGCCTGAAGCTTTTCAGAAACTTCTTCAATTATTTCGGGGTGAAGCCTTGCTAA
- the hisF gene encoding imidazole glycerol phosphate synthase subunit HisF, whose protein sequence is MLKKRIIATLIVREGIVVQSINFRKYLPVGKPEIAIEFLNSWGVDEIVVVDITASKDRGRKDYRFVNGITRSCFVPLTVGGGIDCIEDIRSLLNLGADKICINSHCLGSPEFITEAADIFGSQCIVVSIDVAGNCESDYFVYDASRGVVTDLRPLEWAKEVQKRGAGEIYLTSVERDGSKAGYDLKLVDTIASGVEIPVIASGGAGNAGDIHEVFSKTGASAASAANFFHFFEHSVITTKAALTRSHDAIRLNTHASYAKADFDGDFRLRKLADEYLRDLLFERIQKEVI, encoded by the coding sequence TTGCTAAAGAAACGGATCATTGCGACCCTCATCGTTCGTGAGGGGATCGTAGTGCAGAGCATCAACTTCCGCAAGTATCTTCCGGTAGGGAAGCCGGAAATAGCCATCGAATTCCTGAACTCCTGGGGAGTTGACGAGATCGTTGTGGTCGACATCACGGCTAGTAAGGACAGGGGGCGCAAGGACTACCGCTTCGTGAACGGCATCACCCGTTCCTGCTTCGTCCCGCTTACCGTCGGCGGCGGCATCGACTGCATTGAGGACATCCGCTCGCTGCTTAACTTAGGTGCCGACAAGATCTGCATCAACTCCCATTGCCTTGGCTCCCCAGAGTTCATCACTGAGGCAGCCGACATCTTCGGGAGCCAATGCATCGTGGTCTCTATCGACGTGGCGGGAAATTGCGAAAGCGACTATTTCGTCTACGATGCGTCGCGCGGGGTGGTGACCGACCTGCGGCCGCTAGAGTGGGCGAAGGAGGTGCAGAAACGGGGTGCCGGCGAGATCTACCTCACCTCCGTGGAGCGAGACGGGAGCAAGGCGGGCTATGACCTGAAGCTTGTTGACACGATCGCCAGCGGAGTCGAGATTCCGGTGATCGCAAGCGGCGGTGCGGGAAACGCAGGCGACATCCACGAAGTCTTCTCCAAGACCGGCGCCAGCGCGGCCTCTGCGGCCAATTTCTTTCACTTCTTCGAACACAGCGTCATAACCACCAAGGCGGCCCTTACCAGGTCCCACGACGCCATCAGGCTCAACACGCATGCCAGCTACGCCAAGGCCGACTTCGACGGCGACTTCAGGCTAAGGAAGCTGGCCGATGAGTACCTTCGTGACCTGCTGTTCGAAAGGATCCAGAAGGAAGTGATATGA
- a CDS encoding N-acetyl sugar amidotransferase gives MNYCKRCLYPSNHPLYLTFDNEGVCSGCRVHEEKDILDWNERARKLARIFDEYRNRSGANYDCIIPVSGAKDSYFIVHTVKNVFKMNPLLVSYNKQYNTEIGIRNLAYLRTSFDCDFYQMTVSPETVKKVTRATLRKRGSIYWHCIAGQTVYPVQMAAKFKIPLIVWGAHQGVDQVGMFSHLDEVEMTRKYRKEHDLMGLEAEDLVDDFDFLGEQDLAPFFYPDDKELESVGVRGIYLNNYIRWDSKQQHEEMIRLYGYETADQTRTFDRYNDIDCFNYSDLHDYIKFLKWGYGKVNDHVAREIRLKRLTANQGAELIQQYLYRKPQHLAKFLEWIGMSERGFNFIIDQHRSSQVWERDGDWNWQRKAAFDQSLIDDSFDAVALEKKGACEFVLTPSRNPAHKEDRYVLVGKGYVD, from the coding sequence ATGAACTACTGCAAGCGCTGTCTCTACCCCTCCAATCACCCACTGTACCTTACTTTCGATAACGAGGGGGTCTGCTCCGGGTGTCGAGTGCACGAGGAGAAGGACATCCTGGACTGGAACGAGCGGGCCCGAAAGCTGGCCCGCATCTTCGACGAGTACCGCAACCGATCGGGCGCCAACTACGACTGCATCATACCGGTGAGCGGCGCAAAGGACTCCTACTTCATCGTGCACACGGTGAAGAACGTCTTCAAAATGAACCCGCTGCTGGTCTCGTACAACAAGCAGTACAACACAGAGATCGGCATCAGGAACCTCGCCTACCTGAGGACCAGCTTCGACTGTGACTTCTATCAAATGACAGTCTCACCGGAAACGGTGAAGAAGGTAACCCGTGCGACCCTGAGGAAGAGGGGGAGCATCTATTGGCACTGCATCGCCGGACAAACTGTCTATCCGGTCCAGATGGCGGCTAAATTCAAGATCCCTCTGATTGTCTGGGGTGCGCACCAAGGGGTAGACCAGGTCGGAATGTTCTCACATCTGGACGAAGTAGAGATGACCCGCAAGTACCGCAAAGAGCACGACCTGATGGGGCTTGAGGCGGAGGACCTGGTGGACGACTTTGACTTCCTCGGCGAGCAAGACCTGGCCCCGTTTTTCTACCCGGATGATAAGGAGTTGGAAAGCGTCGGGGTGCGTGGTATCTACCTGAACAACTACATTCGCTGGGACAGCAAACAGCAGCATGAAGAGATGATACGGCTCTATGGCTACGAGACGGCCGACCAGACAAGGACTTTCGACCGCTACAACGATATTGATTGCTTTAACTATTCTGATTTGCACGATTACATCAAGTTCCTGAAATGGGGTTACGGGAAGGTGAACGACCATGTGGCCCGGGAGATACGATTGAAAAGGCTCACCGCAAACCAAGGGGCGGAGCTGATACAGCAATATCTTTACCGAAAGCCACAACACTTGGCAAAGTTCCTGGAGTGGATCGGGATGTCGGAGCGCGGCTTCAATTTCATCATCGACCAGCACCGCAGCTCCCAGGTCTGGGAACGGGACGGCGATTGGAATTGGCAACGTAAAGCTGCTTTCGATCAATCTCTGATTGATGATTCCTTTGATGCAGTAGCGCTTGAAAAGAAAGGAGCTTGCGAGTTCGTCCTAACCCCGAGCAGGAACCCCGCTCATAAAGAAGACCGATATGTCCTAGTCGGTAAGGGCTATGTTGATTGA
- a CDS encoding lipopolysaccharide biosynthesis protein: protein MIKSVLSSELCKSASIYTLSRIINAAIPFLIMPVLTRYLTPTDYGIVAMFGILVGIVSPFVGLSLHGAVSVKYFDNTELNLPKYIGNCVFVLLASTVLVSGVMWLFSEPIAKLSSFPTEWLWAVVLVAFAQFISLIALTIWQVENKPARFGAFQNLQVLVNVGLSVFFVVVMGRGWQGRLEGQIVTLVFFAAIALVLLRKNGWLKYDFDRGAIRHALAFGVPLIPHALGVLLIMQTDRIFLTNMAGIATAGIYSVAYQFGSIIDLGASSFNQAYAPWLYRQLPEINDEGKRRIVRMTYAYFVFVFFAAILLSTVVPFFLSFYVGKDFIGAQAYIFWICLGFSFSAMYYMVTNYIFFAGKTGILAWVTFISAMLNIGFNYLFIKLNGPVGAAQASALTFSISFVLTWILSAKVYPMPWNLFKRAAC, encoded by the coding sequence ATGATCAAATCCGTCCTTTCCTCTGAGCTGTGCAAATCTGCCAGCATCTATACATTATCTCGAATCATTAATGCCGCTATACCGTTTTTGATTATGCCCGTGCTGACGAGGTACTTGACACCAACCGACTATGGCATCGTTGCCATGTTCGGAATTCTGGTCGGCATAGTAAGTCCTTTTGTGGGGTTAAGCCTTCATGGAGCCGTGAGCGTCAAATATTTCGACAATACTGAATTGAATCTCCCGAAATATATCGGCAACTGTGTTTTTGTACTGCTGGCGAGTACGGTTCTTGTTTCAGGTGTGATGTGGCTTTTTTCAGAACCAATCGCCAAACTCTCGTCTTTTCCCACTGAGTGGCTATGGGCGGTAGTTCTTGTTGCCTTTGCACAATTTATTTCGCTTATAGCTCTAACGATATGGCAGGTTGAGAACAAACCGGCACGGTTTGGAGCATTTCAGAATCTGCAAGTGCTTGTAAATGTCGGTCTCAGTGTCTTTTTTGTTGTAGTAATGGGCAGGGGGTGGCAGGGGCGGCTTGAGGGGCAGATAGTAACGCTCGTCTTTTTTGCGGCTATTGCACTTGTTCTCCTGCGAAAAAATGGTTGGCTAAAGTACGATTTCGACAGAGGAGCTATCAGGCATGCCTTAGCTTTCGGCGTACCTCTTATACCTCATGCACTCGGTGTTCTGCTCATAATGCAAACTGATAGGATTTTTTTGACCAACATGGCGGGCATAGCAACAGCGGGAATCTATTCCGTCGCGTACCAGTTTGGTAGCATTATTGACCTGGGTGCTTCCTCTTTTAATCAGGCTTATGCGCCTTGGTTGTATCGCCAGTTGCCCGAAATCAATGATGAAGGAAAAAGGCGCATTGTGAGGATGACGTACGCCTATTTCGTTTTTGTATTTTTTGCGGCAATTCTTCTTTCTACTGTTGTGCCGTTTTTTCTTTCCTTTTACGTCGGTAAAGATTTTATTGGTGCACAGGCATATATTTTTTGGATTTGTCTGGGTTTTTCCTTCAGCGCGATGTATTACATGGTAACCAACTACATCTTTTTCGCAGGTAAAACAGGTATTCTGGCATGGGTCACTTTTATTTCCGCCATGCTGAACATCGGTTTCAACTACCTGTTTATCAAATTAAATGGTCCAGTCGGTGCTGCTCAAGCTTCAGCGCTAACTTTTTCTATTTCTTTTGTCCTTACCTGGATATTAAGCGCTAAAGTGTATCCCATGCCTTGGAATCTGTTCAAGAGAGCAGCATGCTGA